The Ascochyta rabiei chromosome 5, complete sequence genome has a segment encoding these proteins:
- a CDS encoding Nicotinamide N-methyltransferase: protein MLLPTLIDIRRPEGKDLDPEDIFGSSLGGIFTDDLQNQHGDDPDTAIVYKNARHGNLEFRTADINGEEERRKMAHYLWNAGVLMAELVGGRPAEGQAGPIDVVSPEGWKNGEWWVDKEEERSWSVEGETVIELGAGVGLGGVMSALAGAKEVTITDYPAPPILEAIKTNVRRNLEEPLRSRVAVQGHLWGHVSSDFAGAHAHRYTRVLAADCLWMLGEHENLARSMLHFLADVPDARVLCIAGFHTGRAKLVPFFEDVVPRQGLEVEELYEMDADGGRRPWAKERDGGREDIGERKKWLVVSKIRRRAVQ from the exons ATGCTTCTCCCCACCTTGATAGATATTCGGCGGCCGGAGGGCAAGGATCTTGACCCCGAAGACATCTTTGGGTCCTCGCTTGGCGGCATCTTCACCGACGACCTGCAGAACCAGCACGGCGACGATCCCGATACCGCCATTGTGTACAAGAATGCACGACACGGCAACCTGGAGTTCCGAACCGCAGATATCAACGGCGAGGAGGAGAGGCGGAAGAtggcgcactacttgtggaaTGCTGGTGTCCTGATGGCTGAGCTGGTCGGGGGCAGGCCAGCAGAGGGGCAAGCTGGGCCAATCGACGTTGTAAGCCCCGAGGGGTGGAAGAACGGCGAATGGTGGGTAGACAAGGAAGAAGAGAGGTCGTGGAGTGTGGAAGGCGAGACGGTGATTGAGCTCGGTGCAG GCGTAGGATTGGGTGGTGTCATGAGCGCACTCGCTGGCGCAAAAGAG GTCACCATCACTGATTACCCAGCTCCCCCGATCCTCGAGGCTATCAAGACCAACGTTAGGAGGAACTTGGAAGAACCCCTCCGCTCTCGAGTGGCAGTTCAAGGCCACCTATGGGGCCATGTCTCGTCCGATTTCGCTGGCGCACACGCCCACCGTTATACACGTGTCCTAGCAGCGGATTGCCTATGGATGCTTGGGGAGCACGAGAATCTAGCAAGGTCGATGCTGCATTTCCTCGCAGATGTCCCGGACGCTCGAGTCCTGTGCATCGCTGGTTTCCACACAGGACGCGCCAAACTGGTGCCATTCTTCGAGGATGTGGTTCCTCGGCAGGGGCTCGAGGTAGAGGAGCTGTACGAGATGGATGCGGATGGTGGGCGGCGGCCCTGGGCGAAGGAGCGAGATGGAGGAAGGGAGGACATTGGTGAGCGGAAGAAGTGGCTTGTGGTGTCGAAGATACGGCGGCGCGCCGTCCAGTGA
- a CDS encoding Splicing factor gives MDINSLLSPSDSPAQTPPPPPAHPSPSTLAARSPGKHPVRQPLPSRTPSGLSQQITSSPQLHLAHQNIPSPGYAHLTNGARPVHSATSTPQPLGSPHDARMTPPSHLYRQASTPGMDALADLASMQQQQQATRQNSLGHQRPVTLQHLGQHLSGESVASVAMSEHSPRPRSFATRSLDQQHIDYLDQLDRDLIENPFNYYSHLALVTTLHQGFQNHLASIDLSPHAYELIHILRDAYRVMSEKYPLGETLWHYRLNDEKILATNSEERMGVLELHKQATHEEPYSAKLWAAYGEYVSYLVACSWEQLPPEEWSEEDRLIGRELFQPQLLMDALQQGAERVKYNLQESNLVWDRYLQVLEEDLERTGLSQEKVTRIASIYNERLGLPHATWSHTRSRYISFIQRYNLGDPEQVNEQVTQKNTHIIQQCANREDYEFKVLQAIQQGDQNAEYHAITRYLKWEKRTMGVYSFPLVNALYERATLRFPVDPSIWEDHVEFLIWQQNRSVDLLNVLERATRHCPWSGSLWSHRILTLEVENKAFEDIEHVKHTATGTGLLEHSDLEEIIKVQIAWCGYLRRRAFDDPKATDDDADIAEVGIRSALEFVREVGMKKHGRDWAGDTKYRLERIHMKYWLQRGNVDEARNIWESLVKRQADSYDFWYRWYIFEMVFWSQHAIRTEQNAGQQLLTPTRATAVLERAMERLQTINHPEPIVEMYMNHCEQHETALKVRSAVIEKRRAERMVSIRKDKEKAAAEAAAAAARPQPDDFTDVSGKRKRDDTGADEDATAKKSRQADSEDVSPAAVPVDGETVRASEAPSEGQSGLKRDREHTSVIVKKLPADTTQTQIRQFFTDAGTVRNLVLKPEQDSLTAVVEFETSEEADYALSKEAKGFKGHNISIERGESTTLYVTNYPAHADEAYLRKHFAPFGEIIGFRFPSLKFDTHRRFCYVQFANAAQAVAATQLDGTDVEGLKLSVKISNPQAKKKRDGATAEGREVYVWHLNFKIKKQEVQETFAQFGHIDRINFPTLKNGNNKGFCFVVYDTKDSADAAAAEMDKKDFWGLELHVEIANDRNETKPKIRSTLENAVSPAAPDATPGAAEAAPATAPAASFKAAPFNERSLAILNLPDTVPDVRIKPLVEKYGFKKITLEPQHGGAVIEFTSVEGAGKAEIALQGLDFEGRKLRVGTVRDLRQQKGEWKAANSFVQPNRVNRPTARGGGRARGRTGFGARPAVPRAAAPMTNGEAAKSNNDFRNMILNQGGKEAAKSEDRMEE, from the exons ATGGACATCAACTCGCTGCTATCGCCCTCGGACTCGCCTGCCCAGACGCCCCCTCCACCGCCTGCGCATCCCTCGCCGTCGACGCTGGCTGCCCGTTCGCCTGGCAAGCACCCCGTCCGCCAGCCGTTGCCCTCGCGAACCCCTTCAGGATTGAGCCAGCAGATCACATCGTCGCCGCAACTCCACCTTGCTCACCAGAACATCCCTTCGCCGGGCTACGCCCACCTCACAAACGGCGCAAGACCCGTCCACAGCGCCACAAGCACGCCTCAACCCCTGGGCTCGCCACACGATGCGCGCATGACACCCCCGTCCCATTTGTACCGGCAAGCCTCAACACCAGGCATGGATGCACTGGCAG ATCTTGCAAGCatgcaacaacagcagcaagcCACCCGGCAGAACTCGCTCGGCCACCAACGCCCAGTAAC ATTACAACACCTTGGGCAACATCTCTCAGGCGAGTCGGTGGCCAGCGTCGCCATGTCGGAACATTCTCCGAGACCGCGCAGCTTTGCGACAAGGTCTCTGGACCAGCAACACATCGACTACCTCGACCAACTGGACCGGGATCTTATAGAAAACCCATTCAACTACTACAGCCATCTTGCCCTGGTCACAACGCTTCACCAAGGGTTCCAAAATCACCTTGCGTCGATCGATTTGAGCCCACATGCCTATGAGCTCATTCACATCCTGCGCGACGCGTACAGAGTCATGTCGGAAAAGTATCCACTCGGCGAAACACTTTGGCACTATCGTCTCAACGACGAAAAGATACTAGCGACCAATTCGGAAGAGCGCATGGGTGTGCTCGAGCTGCACAAACAAGCAACACACGAAGAGCCTTACAGCGCGAAACTCTGGGCTGCATACGGCGAGTACGTCAGCTATCTTGTCGCCTGCTCGTGGGAACAGCTCCCACCAGAGGAGTGGTCAGAGGAGGACAGGCTCATTGGCCGTGAGCTCTTTCAGCCGCAATTGCTAATGGATGCTCTACAGCAAGGCGCGGAAAGGGTCAAGTACAATCTGCAAGAAAGCAACTTGGTCTGGGATCGCTATCTGCAGGTTCTGGAAGAGGACCTCGAACGCACCGGCTTGAGCCAGGAAAAAGTGACGAGAATTGCTTCCATATACAACGAACGATTAGGTCTGCCGCATGCCACATGGTCACACACTCGATCGAGATACATCTCCTTTATCCAGCGCTACAACCTCGGTGATCCTGAACAAGTGAACGAGCAAGTCACGCAAAAGAACACACACATTATCCAACAGTGCGCCAATCGCGAGGATTACGAGTTCAAGGTTCTCCAGGCCATTCAACAGGGCGATCAGAATGCAGAGTACCATGCCATTACCCGTTACCTGAAGTGGGAGAAACGGACCATGGGCGTCTACAGCTTCCCGCTGGTCAACGCACTCTACGAGCGCGCTACACTTCGCTTCCCCGTCGATCCTTCGATATGGGAGGACCACGTTGAGTTTCTCATCTGGCAACAAAATCGTTCCGTCGATTTGCTGAATGTGCTAGAGCGCGCTACACGACACTGCCCCTGGTCTGGATCGCTTTGGTCTCACCGGATACTAACGCTTGAAGTGGAGAACAAGGCTTTCGAGGATATTGAGCACGTCAAACACACCGCCACTGGGACTGGGTTACTGGAGCACTCTGACTTGGAAGAGATCATCAAGGTCCAGATCGCTTGGTGCGGTTACTTGCGACGACGCGCTTTCGACGATCCCAAGGCTACAGATGACGACGCCGACATTGCTGAAGTGGGCATACGTTCTGCGTTGGAGTTTGTAAGAGAGGTCGGTATGAAAAAGCATGGGCGAGATTGGGCCGGCGACACAAAATACCGACTCGAGCGCATCCACATGAAGTACTGGCTCCAGCGCGGCAACGTTGACGAAGCTCGTAATATATGGGAGTCCCTAGTGAAACGCCAAGCTGACTCGTATGATTTCTGGTACCGCTGGTACATCTTCGAGATGGTCTTTTGGTCCCAACACGCGATACGCACTGAACAGAACGCCGGCCAACAATTGCTGACGCCCACACGTGCTACAGCCGTTCTGGAACGTGCCATGGAACGCCTGCAAACGATCAACCACCCGGAGCCGATTGTGGAAATGTACATGAACCATTGCGAGCAACACGAGACAGCGCTGAAGGTCAGGAGCGCTGTAATCGAAAAGAGACGAGCGGAACGTATGGTCTCGATCCGGAAGGACAAGGAGAAGGCGGCTGCTGAGgcggctgcggctgcggctCGGCCTCAGCCCGACGATTTCACTGATGTTTCTGGAAAGAGGAAAAGGGACGACACGGGTGCTGATGAGGATGCTACggcgaagaagagcaggCAAGCAGACTCCGAAGATGTGTCCCCAGCTGCAGTGCCAGTCGATGGCGAAACCGTCCGTGCCAGCGAGGCTCCCTCTGAAGGCCAGTCAGGTCTGAAGCGCGATCGGGAGCACACGTCCGTTATTGTTAAGAAACTGCCAGCCGACACCACGCAAACCCAGATCAGACAATTCTTCACGGATGCTGGTACAGTCCGGAACCTAGTCCTCAAACCAGAGCAGGACAGTCTAACAGCTGTTGTCGAGTTTGAGACTTCAGAGGAGGCTGACTACGCTCTGAGCAAGGAGGCCAAGGGCTTCAAAGGTCACAACATCTCGATCGAGCGCGGAGAGAGTACGACACTCTACGTTACCAACTACCCAGCCCATGCCGACGAAGCCTATCTACGGAAGCACTTCGCTCCGTTTGGCGAGATCATTGGCTTCAGGTTCCCGTCCCTCAAATTCGATACCCATCGTCGCTTCTGTTACGTACAGTTTGCCAACGCTGCACAGGCGGTTGCTGCAACTCAGCTGGACGGTACTGACGTGGAAGGACTGAAACTCAGCGTGAAGATCTCGAATCCCCAAGCTAAGAAGAAGCGCGACGGCGCAACTGCCGAAGGACGCGAGGTCTACGTTTGGCATCTCAACTTCAAGATCAAGAAGCAGGAGGTTCAGGAAACGTTTGCACAGTTCGGCCACATCGACCGCATCAACTTTCCAACCCTCAAGAACGGCAACAACAAGGGCTTCTGCTTCGTGGTGTACGATACGAAAGACAGCGCCGATGCGGCAGCCGCCGAGATGGACAAGAAGGACTTTTGGGGCCTCGAGCTCCATGTTGAGATCGCAAACGACCGAAACGAAACCAAGCCGAAGATCCGGTCGACGCTCGAGAACGCGGTCAGCCCTGCGGCGCCTGACGCAACCCCAGGTGCAGCGGAGGCAGCTCCGGCTACAGCACCTGCTGCGTCGTTCAAGGCCGCGCCCTTCAACGAGCGGTCTCTCGCGATCCTGAACCTCCCTGACACGGTCCCGGACGTGCGCATCAAACCGCTCGTCGAAAAGTACGGGTTCAAGAAGATCACGCTTGAACCTCAACACGGCGGGGCGGTGATTGAATTCACCAGCGTTGAAGGCGCAGGCAAAGCCGAGATTGCGCTGCAAGGGCTCGACTTTGAAGGGCGCAAGCTGCGCGTCGGTACGGTGCGTGATCTGCGACAGCAAAAAGGCGAGTGGAAAGCAGCCAACAGCTTCGTCCAACCCAACCGCGTCAACCGGCCGACGGCGAGAGGCGGAGGGCGGGCGCGCGGCAGGACGGGCTTTGGCGCGAGACCTGCGGTACCCCGGGCAGCGGCGCCGATGACGAACGGAGAGGCGGCCAAGAGCAACAACGACTTCCGCAACATGATCCTAAACCAAGGTGGGAAAGAAGCGGCCAAGAGCGAGGATAGGATGGAAGAATAA
- a CDS encoding Protein-lysine N-methyltransferase efm4, which produces MSNPEHLNTSELGTKSYWDAAYTTERRNFSSNPDDQGTIWFSDAGAEERMLSFLENSSDEGQLHKDASSDETPTRFLDLGTGNGHLLFALREDEWEGRMVGVDYAPQSVKLANEIRDSKGDEYADIEFHEWDLLGEEPGAWLAGGFDVVLDKGTFDAICLAQETDAQGRRICEGYREKVEKLITKGGRFLITSCNWTEDEVKGWFDVEGGELVYESKVKYPSFTFGGKTGTSVCTLCFRRKA; this is translated from the coding sequence ATGTCCAACCCCGAACATCTCAATACCTCTGAGCTGGGCACCAAATCCTACTGGGACGCCGCCTACACGACCGAGCGTCGAAATTTCTCCTCGAACCCTGACGACCAAGGAACGATTTGGTTTAGCGACGCGGGCGCAGAGGAGCGCATGCTCTCTTTTCTCGAAAACTCATCAGACGAGGGACAGCTGCACAAAGACGCGTCGAGCGACGAGACACCGACGCGCTTCTTGGATCTTGGTACGGGGAATGGACATTTGCTGTTTGCGCTGAGGGAGGATGAGTGGGAGGGTCGGATGGTGGGCGTGGACTATGCGCCGCAAAGTGTGAAGCTCGCCAACGAGATCCGCGACTCCAAAGGCGACGAGTATGCGGACATTGAGTTCCACGAATGGGATCTTCTGGGCGAAGAGCCGGGGGCTTGGTTGGCTGGGGGGTTCGACGTTGTGCTGGACAAGGGCACGTTCGATGCAATTTGCCTTGCGCAGGAGACAGACGCACAAGGGCGGAGAATATGTGAAGGCTACAGAGAAAAGGTGGAGAAGTTGATCACCAAGGGCGGCCGGTTTCTGATTACCAGCTGCAACTGGACCGAAGACGAGGTCAAGGGCTGGTTTGACGTGGAAGGGGGTGAGCTGGTGTACGAGAGCAAGGTGAAGTATCCGAGCTTCACATTCGGAGGGAAGACGGGGACGAGTGTTTGCACGCTTTGCTTCAGGCGGAAGGCTTGA
- a CDS encoding Protein-lysine N-methyltransferase efm4, producing MTSPFERLPAEVFDIIAACLDLPEYQSLRLTSQRLHLLTLSTFTKRYFAKLITTLGSPSLDRLGNVASHNHLSQSVTTLEIRLLNHRDYKDLTKIARIGIFPPPKRFPKVSCIRSENIVRESTLHDDVLANRHAKCITERLARGLLGFDNLKAIRFRAHQAEPLEWNATAIPDEDEVFRSRCLRAVFDAVLKSGIALEMFSMGKEKGLAALSKCANVPYPALQLPVEYLQRLRPCLRELDTLTLSIVSQHNGHHRLPGWENSLGRFIATAPGLRHLTLSLDRKCQVSQYGARIIRSLSDSIQIQTLESFHLGNSTFHESDLAKLVKTHAGTLQRLILTNACLLTGNWASLLSSFKAAQRLRCLRLASIDGAGSPVQCRQRDKERQKITLTTGEQEPCMSHLLDELRKAFMDIPVSMYA from the coding sequence ATGACCTCACCTTTCGAGCGCCTCCCTGCCGAGGTATTCGATATCATTGCAGCCTGCCTCGACTTGCCCGAATATCAATCACTCCGTTTAACCTCACAGCGACTTCACCTACTGACTCTGTCAACATTCACCAAGAGGTATTTCGCCAAGTTGATCACCACCCTCGGTTCGCCGTCGCTGGATCGCCTGGGAAATGTGGCGAGTCACAACCACCTGTCCCAGTCGGTAACCACGCTGGAGATTAGACTGCTCAATCACCGCGACTACAAAGACCTGACCAAGATTGCAAGGATTGGCATTTTCCCACCACCCAAGCGGTTCCCAAAGGTGTCGTGTATTAGGTCGGAAAACATCGTCCGGGAAAGTACCCTTCACGACGATGTGCTTGCAAATAGGCACGCCAAGTGTATCACGGAGCGCCTGGCTCGTGGCTTACTAGGCTTTGACAATCTAAAAGCAATCCGATTCCGTGCGCATCAGGCTGAGCCACTCGAGTGGAACGCGACTGCAATTCcagacgaggacgaggtgTTCCGGTCCAGATGTCTGCGAGCTGTATTCGACGCCGTGCTGAAGAGTGGCATTGCGCTGGAGATGTTCAGTATGGGGAAAGAGAAGGGCCTTGCAGCCTTGAGCAAATGTGCCAATGTGCCGTACCCCGCGCTGCAACTGCCCGTTGAGTACCTGCAGAGGCTGCGGCCATGTCTCCGAGAATTAGATACTTTGACTTTGTCCATTGTCAGTCAACACAACGGCCACCACAGGCTTCCCGGCTGGGAAAACAGTTTAGGCAGGTTCATCGCCACCGCACCAGGGCTGCGCCACCTGACTTTATCTCTCGACCGAAAGTGTCAAGTCTCCCAGTACGGTGCGCGCATCATTCGTTCTCTATCGGATTCGATTCAGATCCAGACTCTGGAGAGCTTCCATCTTGGCAATTCCACTTTCCATGAGTCAGATCTGGCCAAGTTGGTCAAAACACATGCCGGGACGCTGCAGCGACTCATCCTCACCAACGCCTGCTTGCTGACTGGTAATTGGGCGTCGTTGTTGTCTTCGTTCAAAGCGGCTCAGCGCCTGCGCTGCCTTCGACTCGCATCCATTGACGGCGCAGGAAGCCCTGTGCAGTGCCGACAGCGGGACAAGGAGCGTCAGAAAATCACCTTGACTACTGGTGAGCAAGAGCCTTGCATGAGCCACCTGCTGGACGAGCTAAGGAAAGCGTTCATGGATATTCCCGTCTCCATGTACGCATAA
- a CDS encoding Cutinase, translated as MKFFTSSILVAIAAASPITLPESEMTQIQARQLGSSKSELESGSSSACPKAILVFARGSTETGNLGTLGVPLGNALERRYGAANVWIQGVGGPYGATLADNFLPRGSSAAAIREGVRLLNLANTKCPNSELVTGGYSQGSALIAAALTDVPAAVRNKVVGTVLFGYTQNLQNRGGVPSYPSDRLEVFCALGDLVCSGTLTITAAHLSYSDEAGNEAPAFLISKIGA; from the exons ATGAAGTTCTTTACTTCGTCAATCCTTGTCGCTATTGCTGCTGCCTCTCCCATCACCCTACCAGAGTCTGAGATGACTCAGATTCAGGCCCGTCAACTAGGTTCATCCAAGTCGGAGCTTGAAAGTGGAAGCTCGTCCGCATGTCCTAAAGCCATTCTCGTCTTTGCACGAGGCAGCACAGAGACGGGGAATTTA GGCACGTTGGGTGTTCCCCTCGGCAACGCCCTCGAACGCCGATATGGCGCCGCAAACGTCTGGATTCAAGGTGTCGGCGGTCCCTATGGCGCTACCCTCGCCGACAACTTCCTACCTCGAGGATCGTCTGCAGCGGCTATCAGGGAGGGTGTTCGCCTTTTGAACTTGGCCAACACCAAATGTCCCAACTCCGAACTTGTCACAGGTGGTTACTC CCAGGGCTCTGCTTTGATAGCAGCCGCTCTTACTGATGTACCTGCTGCAGTACGCAACAAGGTTGTCGGTACTGTGCTGTTTGGCTATACCCAAAACTTACAGAACCGTGGTGGCGTCCCGAGCTATCCCTCGGATAGGCTGGAGGTATTCTGTGCGTTGGGGGACCTTGTTTGCTCCGGCACCCTAACCATCACTGCTGCTCACCTGTCTTATAGTGATGAAGCAGGTAACGAAGCACCAGCGTTCTTGATCAGCAAGATTGGAGCTTAG
- a CDS encoding Exosome complex component rrp4, whose protein sequence is MGVSILPPSAPLPPRRDAPTEDSDVDMSDDELPTSSTTSIVTPGEHITSDPQWMRGHGTYVPAGSGTIISTVAGHLHKTNKLLSVQPLRARYNPEIGDLVIGRIVNVQTKKWSVDIAAPMLANLPLSSINLPGGILRRRTAVDELNIRTFFSEGDLLVAEVQSLHQDNTASLHTRSLKYGKLRNGLFTSLSGAGGGILSRKGGVVRSRRQVFTLNSAAGEIDVVLGVNGYIFISKHTAIAASTTETGINKLDEQVTETLYSSQNDEIEPAVMKEITRVSTLIKGLVACGTKVDEDTIVKVYEGAVEMEAEEQSLGGVERGIGAKGVVEAVLARLEIENVG, encoded by the coding sequence ATGGGCGTCTCCATCCTCCCTCCAAGCGCGCCCCTCCCACCTCGCCGCGATGCACCCACCGAGGACTCGGACGTGGACATGTCCGACGACGAACTGCCGACGTCAAGCACCACATCAATCGTAACCCCCGGCGAGCACATCACCAGCGATCCGCAATGGATGCGCGGCCACGGCACCTACGTACCAGCAGGCAGTGGAACCATTATTTCCACAGTCGCCGGCCACCTGCATAAGACCAACAAGCTGCTCTCCGTCCAACCCTTACGCGCACGCTACAACCCCGAGATTGGAGACCTAGTGATAGGGCGGATAGTCAACGTCCAGACGAAGAAGTGGAGCGTCGACATCGCCGCGCCCATGCTCGCCAACCTGCCACTGTCCAGTATAAACTTGCCAGGAGGCATCCTCAGAAGGAGGACGGCCGTTGATGAGCTCAACATTCGCACCTTCTTCTCCGAAGGCGATCTACTCGTCGCCGAAGTCCAAAGTCTACATCAGGACAACACAGCCTCGTTGCACACACGCTCCTTAAAGTACGGAAAATTGCGCAACGGTCTGTTCACCTCGTTGTCCGGCGCAGGCGGGGGCATTCTATCAAGGAAAGGAGGCGTCGTCAGGAGTAGAAGACAGGTCTTTACTCTCAATTCGGCGGCCGGCGAGATCGACGTCGTACTAGGGGTCAACGGATATATCTTCATCTCGAAGCACACAGCTATCGCCGCCAGTACCACAGAAACAGGAATCAACAAGCTGGACGAACAAGTCACAGAGACGCTCTACTCGAGTCAGAACGACGAGATCGAACCGGCGGTCATGAAAGAGATTACCAGGGTGAGCACTCTCATCAAGGGGCTAGTCGCGTGCGGCACAAAAGTTGACGAGGACACAATCGTGAAAGTTTACGAAGGTGCAGTGGAGATGGAAGCCGAGGAGCAGAGTCTTGGGGGTGTTGAGCGCGGTATTGGCGCGAAGGGGGTTGTAGAGGCAGTGCTTGCGAGGCTGGAGATTGAGAACGTTGGTTGA